The Silvibacterium dinghuense DNA window AGTTCTTCGCTGATACAGGCGAACCGCGGGTTCCTCCACTGCGCTTCTCCACCCCAGCGCGCCAACATCAGGCGCGCCGGGGACCCCGGTTCGCTCCGGTCGGAATGACAACGTGAGAAGGAGGCTTCGGTCGGGATGACAATTTGCGTAATGGCTCAACGGGGATACGACCTGGCTCGCGACCAGCGGGAGCGGAGGCCGATGGCGTATCGCCCTGCGCGCAGCAGCCTGCGGTAACCTTTGGGCAGGCAGCAAGGACGGATAAAACGACGTGACCGAAACGACTCTCTCCCCTCATCCCTGGAATCTTGAGACCCGCGCTGACGGGTCGGCCTCACCGGAAGCGCTCGAAGCCTGGGTGCAGGCCCGGCTTGTCCGGCATCGCGACGCCATTGCGCGGCTGCTTGCCGTTCCGGGGCCGCGCACCGTCGAAAACACGCTGCGCCCCTATGACGACGCCGTTGCCGAGCTCTCGGCCACAGCCACACAGACCGGCCTGCTCGACAGCGTCCACCCGCAAAAGGAGATTCGGGACAAGGCGCAGGCCCTGGCCCAGGTCATTTCCCAGGCCGGCGTCGAACTGGGACTGAACCAGGCCGTCTACCAGGCGCTGAACGAGATCGATTCCGAAAGCACGGATGCGGCCACGCAGCACTATCTGAAGCGCACGCTGCTCCAGTACCGCCTGGCTGGTGTGGATAAGGACGAGGCCACCCGCACTCGCCTGCGCGAGCTGCAGGACAAGGCGACCGTCCTCGCCCTCACTTTCGGCCGTAATGTTCAGGAGAACGTCAACACCGTCGTCGTGGAGGACGCGGCCGAGCTGGACGGTCTGCCTGCCGATTACCTTGCCGCGCATCCGGCCGGCGAAGACGGCAAGATCACCCTCACCACCGATTATCCCGACTACCTGCCGGTGATGACATTTGCAAAGTCGGCCAAACTGCGCCGCAGCATGTACCTGGCCTTCAATACCCGCGCCTTTCCGCAGAATCGCGAAGTGCTGCTCGACCTGCTGAAGATCCGCAAAGAGATTGCCGGGCTGCTGGGCTTCAAAACCTGGGCCGACCTGGCCACTGCCGACCAGATGATGGGCTCGGCCGAGAACATGCGCCAGTTCCTTGAAGAGCTCGACACGGCCAGCCGCGCCGGAGCCGAGAAGGAATTTGCCATGATCGCGGAGTTCGCCCGCGTCGAGCAGAAGCTCGAGTCGAACGATGCTGAGATCGATGCCGCGAGCCGTGGCTACTGGCTGGAGCAGTATCGCCGCGCGGCCTTCGAGTTCGACTCGCAGTCCGTCCGTCCTTATTTCCCCTACGACCGTGTCGAGCAAGGCGTGCTTTCGACCGCCGCGCGGCTCTTCCAGGTCGAGTTCCGACCCGTGGCCGATGCCCCGGTCTGGCATCCGGACGTCGTCACCTATGACGTGTATGACCGGGATACGCAGATCGGCCGCTTCTATCTCGACATGCACCCGCGCGAGGGCAAGGACAAGTGGTTCTCCGCGCATCCTCTGATCCCCGGCATTGTCGATCATCCCGATGGCCGCCAGATTCCCGAGGCCGCGCTGATCTGCAACTTCCCCGGCGGGCCGTCCTCGGCAAAGACCGGCGACCCGGGGCTCATGCAGCACTCCGACGTGGTGACGTATTTCCATGAGTTCGGCCACCTGATGCACGCGCTGCTCGGCGGGCACCAGAGCTGGGCCGGGCTGAGCGGCATCGCCACCGAGGGCGACTTCGTCGAGGTGCCTTCACAGATGCTCGAGGAGTTCTTCCGCGATCCGCGCCTGCTGGCTACCTTTGCGCTGCACTATGAGACGGATGAGCCCATCCCTGCCGAGCTGGTGCTGCGCATGAACCGCGCCGGAGCCTTCGGCCGCGCTGACTGGGTGCGCACGCAGCTCTTCTATACGACCTATTCGCTCGAAACGCACGCGCTCGATCCGGAAACGCTCGATCTCGACCACCTGCTGCACTCGCTCTATGCGCGCTTCCTGCCGTATGTGTGGATCGATGGCAACCGCATGTACGCGAGCTTTACGCACCTGGTCGGCTACTCGTCGAACTACTACACCTATCTCTATGACAAGGTGATCGCGCTCGACTTCTTCGCGCAGTTCGCGCGGACCAACCTGCTCGACGACCCGATTGCGATGAAGTATCGCCGGACGGTACTCGAGCCCGGCGGCTCGATGCCGGGGGAGGATATTGTGCTGCGCTTCCTCGGCCGCAGGCAGTCGGCGGATGCGTTCGTGCACTGGGTCGGCGAGGAGTTTCAGGCTGCCGCTACGGTGTACGAATAAGCGTTGCGCCATGCGCTTCGCTCACTCTGTCATCCCGAGCGAGCGGAGCGAGTCGAGGAACCTGCGGTTAAGCTTCAGATACTGGAGATATTCCGACGCGTAGAACAGCAGGTCCCTCCACTGCGCGAGTCGAAAAGGCGTCTCGCGCCGGCCGGGATGACAATATTTTTGTGTAAGACGAGAAGACTGCCTCACTTCGGTTGGGATGACAGGCTTTCGGTATCGGACCCACAGCCGCACACGGCTCACACACCTCTGACAGGAGAGACCAGCGATGACAGCATCCGCAATCCTCAGCAAGACGTATAAGGGCAAATGGGCGCTGGTTACCGGCGCGAGCGCGGGCATTGGCGTAGCTTTGGCCGAGGATCTGGCCGCGGCCGGCGCGAACCTTGTGCTCACGGCACGCCGCGTCGATCGCCTTGAAGCCCTGGCCCAGCGTCTGCAGGAACAGCACGGCATCCAGACCCGCGTGATCCCCGCCGATCTTGCCGACCCGGCGGCGCCGCAACAGCTCTACGAGGCGACCGAGGGCCAGGGACTGGAGATCGACCTGCTCATCAACAATGCAGGCTTCGGCTACCTCGGCGAATTCCTCCGCTCCGACCTCGCCTTCCAGCGCACGATGGTCGATGTGAACTGCGCTGCCGTCGTCGACCTCACGCACCGCTATCTGCCCGGCATGGTGAAGCGCCGCCGGGGCGACATCCTCATTCTTGCCTCGACTGCCGCATATCAGCCGGTCGCCTACATGGCCACGTATGCGGCCACGAAGGTCTTCGACCGCTACTTTGCCGAAGCCCTCGCCGAAGAAGTGGGACGTTACGGCGTGCGCGTCAGCGCGCTGTGCCCTGGTCCCACGGAATCCGAGTTCGGCCAGGTCGCCGGCTCACGCAAGGAAGAGAAGCGCAAGTACCAGCCCGCCGCCGAAGTGGCTCGCCTGGGCCTCGAAGGCCTGGTGCAAGGCAAGACCTGGGTCATCCCCTACTCCGGTGGTCGCATTCAGGTCTTCGCGCAGCGCTTCGTGCCGCGCCGCATCATCACCAAGGCCGCAGAGAAGATGTTCCGACCGGACACCGTGAAATAGCTGCTGCGCGCAGGCTGGGACTGGCCGTCCAGGCCTTTCGCCTTCAGCCTCCGCTCCCGCTGGTCGCGCTCCGACGAGCTCAGGACTCGGACAGGAGTATCAAGGATAGGGATGCCCGTCCAAGCTCCGCCTGGGTAGGAAGGCAGATTTCTATTCCCCAGTCACTGGGCTTGCGAGAGACATCCTCGTGCAGGAACAGGAAACGTATCAGGGCACGGCTTCAGCCGTGCCGAAACAAGTCTCGCGATGGGAGCCGATCGGGCTCGTCGCTTCCCCAACCGCCCGCAGTTTTCCTTATCCCCTGCTGCTATCTCGCGACCGGAGTGAGCGGAGGCCAAAGGCGAGCCGCCCTGCGCGCAGCAGTCCAGTAGGTCTGGTTGGCCCACAGGATGTGCCGGCCGTCCGGCGTCACTACGCCTGCGATCTGCCGTCCGCTCCAGTCTGTGTCCAGCGATCCGTCAGCGTGCAGTTCGCCGGTTGCGTCGCCAAACTTTCCGCAGGCCATGGTAAGCCGCATGCCGTGCTGCTTCACATCGCAGGGCTGCGAGAAATCGACATTGCCATACCATGCGCCGCTGAGCGAGAGCGGCTGCTTCGCAGGATGGATCGCCGAGCAGCGCTCCCAGAAGGTTCCGTTCGACCAATCGATCTGCGTGCCGCTTTTGTCGAGCGCGCCAGTCACAGAGAGCCATCCGGGGGCGACGATCTCCGCCGCCTTGTCCTTCTCCGTCTGGAGCACACGCGCCTGCGAGCTGTCGCCGTGATCGGTGGTTGCGATCAGCCCGTCTGCGCTGCGGGCAATCGTGTCATGACTGGCCGGATCGCCCATCGTGCACCAGTCACCGGCGATTGCCGATTCCGCTGCCCGGTTTTCCGGGAAGACCCGCGCATACTCTGCGGCTACATCATGTTTCAGCTGCGCCTCGAAGGCGGCGTCTTCCGCTGAGAGCGCAGGCCGCGGCAGCACCGGCTCGGGCGGCGCACCACCCCACTGCCAGAAGTTCACCCACGGCGCGGCGGCGATCTTTTCTGCGAGATTGAGACTCTTCGCCGCATACGGGAAACGCGCCGCATACGGCACGGCCCAGCCGATCTCAAGCCCCGAGGCAGGAGGCTTATAGTCCTGCGCCACACCTACGGCCTTTACGATGCGCTCCGGGGCCTCTATGGCCGCGACATCGAAGCGAACCAGCCGGTGAAGCGCGCCGTTTCTCTCGGCATAGAGGTCGATTCCATTCGCCTCTCCGAACTCCGCCAGCATCACCAGCGGTCCCAGAGCGTAGAGCTGGTAGTGGAGCGCGCGTCCGGCGCGGTTCATCTCCGCCATCAGGGAGCCGTCGCCACGAATGGCTTCCACGCCATGCCGGTAGGCATTC harbors:
- a CDS encoding SDR family NAD(P)-dependent oxidoreductase, whose product is MTASAILSKTYKGKWALVTGASAGIGVALAEDLAAAGANLVLTARRVDRLEALAQRLQEQHGIQTRVIPADLADPAAPQQLYEATEGQGLEIDLLINNAGFGYLGEFLRSDLAFQRTMVDVNCAAVVDLTHRYLPGMVKRRRGDILILASTAAYQPVAYMATYAATKVFDRYFAEALAEEVGRYGVRVSALCPGPTESEFGQVAGSRKEEKRKYQPAAEVARLGLEGLVQGKTWVIPYSGGRIQVFAQRFVPRRIITKAAEKMFRPDTVK
- a CDS encoding M3 family metallopeptidase, with the protein product MTETTLSPHPWNLETRADGSASPEALEAWVQARLVRHRDAIARLLAVPGPRTVENTLRPYDDAVAELSATATQTGLLDSVHPQKEIRDKAQALAQVISQAGVELGLNQAVYQALNEIDSESTDAATQHYLKRTLLQYRLAGVDKDEATRTRLRELQDKATVLALTFGRNVQENVNTVVVEDAAELDGLPADYLAAHPAGEDGKITLTTDYPDYLPVMTFAKSAKLRRSMYLAFNTRAFPQNREVLLDLLKIRKEIAGLLGFKTWADLATADQMMGSAENMRQFLEELDTASRAGAEKEFAMIAEFARVEQKLESNDAEIDAASRGYWLEQYRRAAFEFDSQSVRPYFPYDRVEQGVLSTAARLFQVEFRPVADAPVWHPDVVTYDVYDRDTQIGRFYLDMHPREGKDKWFSAHPLIPGIVDHPDGRQIPEAALICNFPGGPSSAKTGDPGLMQHSDVVTYFHEFGHLMHALLGGHQSWAGLSGIATEGDFVEVPSQMLEEFFRDPRLLATFALHYETDEPIPAELVLRMNRAGAFGRADWVRTQLFYTTYSLETHALDPETLDLDHLLHSLYARFLPYVWIDGNRMYASFTHLVGYSSNYYTYLYDKVIALDFFAQFARTNLLDDPIAMKYRRTVLEPGGSMPGEDIVLRFLGRRQSADAFVHWVGEEFQAAATVYE
- a CDS encoding alginate lyase family protein — protein: MQKRAGKHWLLMFGIMVPGLLGVMASGSATAQAARLRSPWDDRQIALTDAAYACPAIPAFARTTEVESAYIDSHYSIIDPVKEVAEEKADEPLTHLGQYAVRAADAYLAHGSRQAAQCTYALLTAAAKADAWTGKMPHRQGIYDQNWLLSGVAIAYLKVRNTGVGTAGEDAEIAAWMARLAVPVEVYFDQQLTHPGSDAYNNHLYWAGLSLCAQGIVGNHKAGFLWGMNAYRHGVEAIRGDGSLMAEMNRAGRALHYQLYALGPLVMLAEFGEANGIDLYAERNGALHRLVRFDVAAIEAPERIVKAVGVAQDYKPPASGLEIGWAVPYAARFPYAAKSLNLAEKIAAAPWVNFWQWGGAPPEPVLPRPALSAEDAAFEAQLKHDVAAEYARVFPENRAAESAIAGDWCTMGDPASHDTIARSADGLIATTDHGDSSQARVLQTEKDKAAEIVAPGWLSVTGALDKSGTQIDWSNGTFWERCSAIHPAKQPLSLSGAWYGNVDFSQPCDVKQHGMRLTMACGKFGDATGELHADGSLDTDWSGRQIAGVVTPDGRHILWANQTYWTAARRAARLWPPLTPVAR